The following proteins come from a genomic window of Anaerobutyricum hallii:
- a CDS encoding helix-turn-helix transcriptional regulator, producing MKNRLEELRKQRGIKQEDLANALEVSRQTIGSLENGRYNPSIQLAFKIARYFNMSIEEIFIYEED from the coding sequence ATGAAAAATCGCCTGGAAGAATTACGAAAGCAACGAGGCATAAAGCAAGAAGATTTAGCAAATGCATTGGAAGTATCACGACAGACCATCGGCTCTTTGGAAAACGGACGCTATAACCCATCTATTCAGTTGGCATTTAAGATTGCCAGATATTTCAACATGAGTATTGAAGAAATTTTTATTTACGAGGAGGATTGA
- a CDS encoding DUF3847 domain-containing protein, translated as MPDTSKLGKLNRELEKSEKKLRKAINDEKALQHQLKQLTRKERTHRLCTRGGMLESFLQEPERLTDDDVMLLLKLIFHRQDTQDILKKLLEREKPETP; from the coding sequence TTGCCTGATACCTCAAAGCTGGGAAAGCTCAACCGGGAGTTGGAGAAAAGCGAAAAGAAACTGCGGAAAGCCATCAATGATGAAAAGGCATTGCAGCACCAGTTGAAGCAGCTTACCCGAAAGGAACGGACGCACCGGCTCTGTACTCGTGGCGGTATGCTGGAAAGTTTTCTGCAAGAGCCGGAACGCCTGACGGACGATGATGTCATGCTGTTGCTGAAACTCATTTTTCACAGGCAGGACACGCAAGATATATTGAAAAAACTGCTGGAACGGGAGAAGCCGGAAACCCCTTAG